The following proteins are co-located in the Syngnathus scovelli strain Florida chromosome 21, RoL_Ssco_1.2, whole genome shotgun sequence genome:
- the dbf4b gene encoding uncharacterized protein dbf4b isoform X1, with protein MQHFTGSDSFSAGVFKKIGGSWSVRLLFGTLNESRNLLLKTSQRNIMLQPGLLGDLHPGNKKLQGKTFYLDNVKKRPAALLLEAISLLGGSVESFLHRDVSFVVTGSQQASEEKKLTGCKRGSDEPRRPVKQQESVLEGGERRPTTPRPVACGSRGKALLEKAIRNNERLQASSVLTNARTWGVHIVHVDDVLIYLKKLNSERVMKSSRAERTSTKQSSCHVVKAKPLRLPYLKIEDVSRKYKPLNMQLMSYPSLYYLGRFSPFESPPPPRFEKTAQGDHPSRPKSKVESRSKGKSQTLSPWPPRKKSISYCESCLRSFTNLPEHLESDQHRAFATETSNYDVLEQLVCKMLPAFDLHPSEQAEDVPNRPPTALSIPANCELELLTDAELEHEIQALKGQSSFPAPAQNSPLQSVKSPEELDPIPIPATTSTELPCPEPDELTHAATVPLAVLDMAPQVHFPPARSLCPATEDLSIDLYAMPPVLSPQVFSAEDRETRSLYSEPPVLSPQNSDGDYQCEMETTLSVSESFPVFFPLLPSVAVSNTEVKETPCPFKQSHPATPNVRKRRRNSSCDCDCRKRKRMEEKDISRSEGHIVMQAELCFSARTTLQGVQSNAGSLMCPPARDSQFSPFKLLGHSVEVRWSPAPKIPSRFSSQDFQQSTSVCIDPALIPNVARLSPASSDSDWDRELLTSLGSAQTGSPSGRSDAAAAGEPDTDFIHRPCVWMSDSSYESRLHTALRPAIPAGEPSAFSRTLVQIVEVLH; from the exons ATGCAACATTTTACCGGAAGCGACTCGTTCTCCGCCGGTGTTTTCAAAAAAATCGGCGGTAGCTGGAGTGTCCGTCTACTATTCGGAACCCTTAACGAAAGCAGAAATCTTCTACTGAAAACCTCACAGAG GAATATCATGCTGCAGCCAGGATTGTTAGGAGATCTTCATCCTGGAAATAAGAAGCTACAAGGGAAAACCTTCTATCTGGACAATGTGAAGAAACGTCCCGCAGCCCTGCTTTTGGAAGCCATATCACTCCTCGGAGGG AGCGTGGAGAGCTTCCTTCACAGAGACGTTAGTTTTGTGGTTACGGGAAGTCAACAAGCCTCTGAGGAGAAAAAGCTCACAGGATGCAAAAGGGGGAGCGATGAGCCTCGGCGGCCCGTCAAGCAGCAAGAAAGTGTTCTTGAAGGCGGTGAGCGGCGACCGACCACTCCTCGGCCAGTG GCTTGCGGCAGCCGAGGAAAAGCCCTGCTTGAAAAAGCCATTCGCAACAAT gAGCGGCTGCAGGCGAGCAGCGTGTTGACTAACGCCCGTACGTGGGGCGTTCACATTGTCCATGTAGATG ATGTTCTTATTTACTTGAAGAAGTTAAACAGCGAGCGTGTCATGAAATCCAGCCGAGCAGAG AGGACTTCCACCAAGCAGTCGTCTTGTCATGTTGTCAAAG CTAAGCCTCTCCGATTGCCTTACCTCAAAATTGAAGATGTCAGCAG GAAGTACAAGCCCTTGAATATGCAGTTGATGAGCTATCCCTCATTGTACTACTTGGGCCGATTCAGTCCCTTCGAGTCGCCGCCCCCTCCTCGTTTTGAGAAGACGGCGCAAGGAGACCATCCATCCAG GCCAAAGAGCAAAGTGGAAAGCCGTAGTAAGGGGAAATCTCAAACCCTGTCGCCTTGGCCGCCGCGCAAAAAGAGCATCTCTTACTGTGAATCTTGCCTTCGCTCCTTCACCAACCTACCTGAG CACTTGGAGTCTGATCAGCATCGCGCCTTTGCCACGGAGACTTCCAATTATGACGTCTTGGAGCAGCTGGTGTGCAAAATGCTTCCCGCATTCGACCTCCATCCTTCAGAGCAAGCTGAAGATGTGCCCAATAG gccaccaactgctctgtccatccCGGCCAATTGTGAACTTGAGCTTCTGACTGACGCCGAGTTGGAGCATGAAATTCAAGCCTTGAAAGGACAATCATCTTTCCCCGCACCTGCTCAGAATTCTCCTCTTCAGTCCGTGAAATCACCCGAGGAACTGGATCCCATCCCGATTCCAGCCACGACGTCCACCGAGCTCCCGTGCCCCGAACCCGACGAACTCACCCACGCAGCAACTGTGCCCTTGGCTGTTTTGGACATGGCGCCACAAGTCCATTTTCCTCCAGCGCGCTCCCTCTGCCCTGCTACAGAAGATTTGTCTATTGACCTGTATGCCATGCCACCGGTCCTCAGCCCGCAAGTCTTCTCCGCCGAGGACAGGGAGACCCGCAGTTTATACTCTGAACCACCCGTCCTCAGTCCTCAGAATTCCGATGGAGATTATCAATGTGAAATGGAGACAACGCTAAGTGTGTCTGAATCGTTTCCTGTCTTCTTCCCCTTGCTTCCTTCTGTGGCAGTGTCCAATACAGAAGTGAAGGAAACCCCATGCCCTTTTAAGCAATCTCACCCGGCGACTCCAAACGTCCGAAAACGCCGTCGCAATTCCAGCTGCGACTGCGATTGTAGGAAAAGGAAAAGGATGGAAGAAAAGGACATTTCACGATCGGAAGGTCACATCGTTATGCAGGCTGAGCTGTGTTTTTCTGCGAGGACGACTCTTCAAGGGGTACAGTCAAATGCAGGCTCTCTAATGTGTCCTCCTGCGAGAGACAGCCAATTCTCTCCATTCAAATTGTTGGGTCACAGTGTTGAAGTAAGATGGTCGCCTGCTCCAAAGATCCCGTCACGCTTCTCCAGCCAAGACTTCCAACAATCGACTTCGGTGTGTATAGACCCAGCCCTGATCCCCAACGTAGCGCGCCTCTCCCCGGCCTCGTCTGACTCGGACTGGGACCGCGAGCTGCTGACCAGCCTGGGCTCCGCGCAGACCGGGTCGCCGTCGGGCCGGAgcgacgcggcggcggcgggcgagcCGGACACAGACTTCATCCACAGGCCGTGCGTGTGGATGAGCGACAGCAGCTACGAGTCACGGCTGCACACCGCGTTGCGGCCAGCCATCCCTGCGGGGGAACCCTCGGCTTTCTCCAGGACGCTGGTGCAAATTGTTGAGGTACTTCACTGA
- the LOC125991370 gene encoding disintegrin and metalloproteinase domain-containing protein 11 isoform X1: MRPVGWLLFAAVFARCSVSGVREGWQPPTEVLVQPKRLLLQIHSQDELLHSHLDTRVQNSSTRALPVHLAQSSFLVEAFGSSFILDLELNHHLLSTDYVERHFEEDGQPSQMKGGEHCYYHGRLRGLPRSWVAVSTCRGLWGMFSDGNVSYGIEPASGGEADHVVYRMPRIDLLPFPPPDGKRRDGDDWSALEARKRLANSLRRSKRQVRRGQRTVQTETKYIELMVVNDHELFVQQRRSTSHTKNFAKAVVNMADAIYKDQLNTRIVLVAMETWSSENRIAVGDDALLTLRDFMKYRKASIRERCDAVHLLSGRTFMSSRSEAAYIGGICSLNRGGGINEYGAVGPVAITLCQSLGQNIGMLRNKDRPAAGDCRCPDPWLGCIMEDTGYYLPRKFSRCSVDEYLRFLQQGGGSCLFNKPSKLLDPPECGNGYVEMGEECDCGTLVECTRNGANCCKKCTLTHNAMCSTGLCCKDCKYELRGVTCREAVNDCDIPETCVGDSGQCPHNVHKLDGYTCEASRGRCYGGRCKTRDSQCRSLWGYSAADRFCYEKLNSEGTEKGNCGPEPGGRGWLHCNKQDVLCGLLLCTNVSQKPSFGELQGKLTGLTIYHHNRYLDCRGGHAVLDDGLDLGYVEDGTPCGPDMMCLERRCLPVTTFNLSMCPSSSVARICSHHGTCSNELKCICDRDYTGKDCSVFDPIPIPTPAEGLGQYKGPSGTNIIIGSVAGAILVAAIVLGGTGWGFKNIRRGRYDQAFES; this comes from the exons ATGCGTCCTGTCGGATGGCTGCTGTTCGCCGCAGTGTTTGCGCGGTGCTCCGTGTCGG GTGTGAGGGAGGGCTGGCAGCCCCCCACTGAAGTTCTGGTGCAGCCCAAAAGGCTCCTGCTGCAGATCCACTCCCAGGACGAGCTGCTCCACAGCCACCTCGACACCCGCGTCCAAAACTCCTCGACGAGGGCGCTG CCCGTGCATCTTGCCCAGAGTAGCTTCCTGGTGGAGGCCTTTGGCAGCTCGTTTATCCTCGACCTGGAACTCAACCA TCACCTCCTGTCGACGGACTATGTGGAGAGACACTTTGAAGAGGACGGGCAGCCGTCGCAGATGAAG GGAGGCGAACACTGTTACTACCACGGGCGTTTGCGAGGGCTGCCCCGATCTTGGGTGGCTGTGTCCACCTGTCGCGGCCTGTG GGGGATGTTCTCCGACGGGAACGTCTCCTATGGGATCGAACCGGCGAGCGGTGGCGAG GCAGACCATGTCGTGTATCGCATGCCTCGCATCGACCTCCTCCCGTTTCCACCTCCAG ACGGGAAGAGGCGGGATGGAGACGACTGGTCTGCCCTGGAGGCGAGGAAGAGGCTTGCCAACAGCTTGAGACGATCAAAACGACAA GTGCGCCGGGGTCAACGCACAGTGCAGACCGAGACCAAATACATCGAACTTATGGTCGTAAATGACCATGAACTG TTTGTCCAGCAGCGTCGCTCGACCTCTCACACGAAGAACTTTGCCAAAGCGGTGGTGAACATGGCGGATGcg ATCTATAAGGATCAGCTCAACACGCGCATCGTCCTGGTCGCCATGGAAACGTGGTCGTCGGAAAACCGCATCGCGGTGGGCGACGACGCCCTGCTGACCCTGCGCGACTTCATGAAGTACCGCAAGGCCAGCATCCGCGAGCGTTGCGACGCCGTGCACCTCCTCTC CGGGAGGACGTTCATGAGCAGCCGCAGCGAGGCCGCCTACATCGGCGGAATCTGCTCGCTCAACAGAGGTGGTGGCATCAATGAG TATGGCGCCGTGGGCCCGGTGGCCATCACGCTGTGCCAAAGCCTGGGCCAGAACATCGGAATGCTGAGGAATAAGGACAGACCTGCTGCAG GAGACTGCAGGTGTCCAGACCCGTGGCTGGGATGCATCATGGAGGACACCGG CTACTACCTCCCCAGGAAGTTCTCTCGCTGCAGCGTGGACGAATATCTCCGCTTTCTACAGCAAGGCGGCGGCAGCTGCTTGTTCAACAAGCCCAGCAAG CTGCTggacccgcccgagtgcggcaacGGATACGTGGAGATGGGTGAGGAGTGCGACTGTGGCACACTCGTG GAGTGCACCCGCAACGGGGCAAACTGCTGCAAGAAGTGCACACTGACCCACAATGCCATGTGCAGCACCGGCCTCTGCTGCAAGGACTGCAAG TACGAGCTGAGAGGCGTGACGTGTCGCGAGGCCGTCAACGACTGTGACATCCCAGAAACGTGCGTAGGGGACTCCGGCCAG TGCCCTCACAACGTCCATAAACTAGATGGCTACACATGCGAGGCCAGCCGG ggCCGCTGCTACGGAGGCCGCTGTAAGACCAGAGACAGCCAGTGCAGGAGCCTGTGGGGCTACA GCGCCGCTGACAGATTTTGCTACGAAAAACTCAATTCCGAGGGCACAGAGAAAGGGAACTGCGGTCCTGAGCCCGGCGGCCGGGGATGGCTGCATTGTAACAAGCA GGACGTTCTATGCGGTCTGCTGCTGTGCACCAACGTGAGCCAAAAGCCCAGCTTTGGCGAGCTGCAGGGCAAACTCACCGGTTTGACTATCTATCATCACAACAGATACCTTGACTGCAG gggcGGTCACGCTGTGCTGGACGACGGCTTGGACTTGGGCTACGTGGAAGACGGGACACCGTGCGGGCCCGACATGATGTGCCTGGAGCGCCGCTGCCTCCCAGTCACCACCTTCAATCTCAGCATGTGTCCCAGCTCGTCCGTGGCGCGCATCTGCTCCCATCACGGC ACGTGCAGCAACGAGCTGAAGTGTATCTGCGATCGCGACTACACTGGCAAAGACTGCAGCGTGTTTGACCCCATTCCCATTCCCACGCCAGCCGAGGGCCTGGGGCAATATAAAG GTCCGAGCGGTACCAACATCATCATTGGCTCGGTGGCCGGTGCCATCCTGGTGGCTGCCATCGTCCTGGGAGGCACTGGATGGGGATTCAA AAACATCCGGAGAGGAAGGTACGACCAGGCCTTTGAGTCCTGA
- the dbf4b gene encoding protein chiffon isoform X2 — protein sequence MLQPGLLGDLHPGNKKLQGKTFYLDNVKKRPAALLLEAISLLGGSVESFLHRDVSFVVTGSQQASEEKKLTGCKRGSDEPRRPVKQQESVLEGGERRPTTPRPVACGSRGKALLEKAIRNNERLQASSVLTNARTWGVHIVHVDDVLIYLKKLNSERVMKSSRAERTSTKQSSCHVVKAKPLRLPYLKIEDVSRKYKPLNMQLMSYPSLYYLGRFSPFESPPPPRFEKTAQGDHPSRPKSKVESRSKGKSQTLSPWPPRKKSISYCESCLRSFTNLPEHLESDQHRAFATETSNYDVLEQLVCKMLPAFDLHPSEQAEDVPNRPPTALSIPANCELELLTDAELEHEIQALKGQSSFPAPAQNSPLQSVKSPEELDPIPIPATTSTELPCPEPDELTHAATVPLAVLDMAPQVHFPPARSLCPATEDLSIDLYAMPPVLSPQVFSAEDRETRSLYSEPPVLSPQNSDGDYQCEMETTLSVSESFPVFFPLLPSVAVSNTEVKETPCPFKQSHPATPNVRKRRRNSSCDCDCRKRKRMEEKDISRSEGHIVMQAELCFSARTTLQGVQSNAGSLMCPPARDSQFSPFKLLGHSVEVRWSPAPKIPSRFSSQDFQQSTSVCIDPALIPNVARLSPASSDSDWDRELLTSLGSAQTGSPSGRSDAAAAGEPDTDFIHRPCVWMSDSSYESRLHTALRPAIPAGEPSAFSRTLVQIVEVLH from the exons ATGCTGCAGCCAGGATTGTTAGGAGATCTTCATCCTGGAAATAAGAAGCTACAAGGGAAAACCTTCTATCTGGACAATGTGAAGAAACGTCCCGCAGCCCTGCTTTTGGAAGCCATATCACTCCTCGGAGGG AGCGTGGAGAGCTTCCTTCACAGAGACGTTAGTTTTGTGGTTACGGGAAGTCAACAAGCCTCTGAGGAGAAAAAGCTCACAGGATGCAAAAGGGGGAGCGATGAGCCTCGGCGGCCCGTCAAGCAGCAAGAAAGTGTTCTTGAAGGCGGTGAGCGGCGACCGACCACTCCTCGGCCAGTG GCTTGCGGCAGCCGAGGAAAAGCCCTGCTTGAAAAAGCCATTCGCAACAAT gAGCGGCTGCAGGCGAGCAGCGTGTTGACTAACGCCCGTACGTGGGGCGTTCACATTGTCCATGTAGATG ATGTTCTTATTTACTTGAAGAAGTTAAACAGCGAGCGTGTCATGAAATCCAGCCGAGCAGAG AGGACTTCCACCAAGCAGTCGTCTTGTCATGTTGTCAAAG CTAAGCCTCTCCGATTGCCTTACCTCAAAATTGAAGATGTCAGCAG GAAGTACAAGCCCTTGAATATGCAGTTGATGAGCTATCCCTCATTGTACTACTTGGGCCGATTCAGTCCCTTCGAGTCGCCGCCCCCTCCTCGTTTTGAGAAGACGGCGCAAGGAGACCATCCATCCAG GCCAAAGAGCAAAGTGGAAAGCCGTAGTAAGGGGAAATCTCAAACCCTGTCGCCTTGGCCGCCGCGCAAAAAGAGCATCTCTTACTGTGAATCTTGCCTTCGCTCCTTCACCAACCTACCTGAG CACTTGGAGTCTGATCAGCATCGCGCCTTTGCCACGGAGACTTCCAATTATGACGTCTTGGAGCAGCTGGTGTGCAAAATGCTTCCCGCATTCGACCTCCATCCTTCAGAGCAAGCTGAAGATGTGCCCAATAG gccaccaactgctctgtccatccCGGCCAATTGTGAACTTGAGCTTCTGACTGACGCCGAGTTGGAGCATGAAATTCAAGCCTTGAAAGGACAATCATCTTTCCCCGCACCTGCTCAGAATTCTCCTCTTCAGTCCGTGAAATCACCCGAGGAACTGGATCCCATCCCGATTCCAGCCACGACGTCCACCGAGCTCCCGTGCCCCGAACCCGACGAACTCACCCACGCAGCAACTGTGCCCTTGGCTGTTTTGGACATGGCGCCACAAGTCCATTTTCCTCCAGCGCGCTCCCTCTGCCCTGCTACAGAAGATTTGTCTATTGACCTGTATGCCATGCCACCGGTCCTCAGCCCGCAAGTCTTCTCCGCCGAGGACAGGGAGACCCGCAGTTTATACTCTGAACCACCCGTCCTCAGTCCTCAGAATTCCGATGGAGATTATCAATGTGAAATGGAGACAACGCTAAGTGTGTCTGAATCGTTTCCTGTCTTCTTCCCCTTGCTTCCTTCTGTGGCAGTGTCCAATACAGAAGTGAAGGAAACCCCATGCCCTTTTAAGCAATCTCACCCGGCGACTCCAAACGTCCGAAAACGCCGTCGCAATTCCAGCTGCGACTGCGATTGTAGGAAAAGGAAAAGGATGGAAGAAAAGGACATTTCACGATCGGAAGGTCACATCGTTATGCAGGCTGAGCTGTGTTTTTCTGCGAGGACGACTCTTCAAGGGGTACAGTCAAATGCAGGCTCTCTAATGTGTCCTCCTGCGAGAGACAGCCAATTCTCTCCATTCAAATTGTTGGGTCACAGTGTTGAAGTAAGATGGTCGCCTGCTCCAAAGATCCCGTCACGCTTCTCCAGCCAAGACTTCCAACAATCGACTTCGGTGTGTATAGACCCAGCCCTGATCCCCAACGTAGCGCGCCTCTCCCCGGCCTCGTCTGACTCGGACTGGGACCGCGAGCTGCTGACCAGCCTGGGCTCCGCGCAGACCGGGTCGCCGTCGGGCCGGAgcgacgcggcggcggcgggcgagcCGGACACAGACTTCATCCACAGGCCGTGCGTGTGGATGAGCGACAGCAGCTACGAGTCACGGCTGCACACCGCGTTGCGGCCAGCCATCCCTGCGGGGGAACCCTCGGCTTTCTCCAGGACGCTGGTGCAAATTGTTGAGGTACTTCACTGA
- the LOC125991370 gene encoding disintegrin and metalloproteinase domain-containing protein 11 isoform X2, protein MRPVGWLLFAAVFARCSVSGVREGWQPPTEVLVQPKRLLLQIHSQDELLHSHLDTRVQNSSTRALPVHLAQSSFLVEAFGSSFILDLELNHHLLSTDYVERHFEEDGQPSQMKGGEHCYYHGRLRGLPRSWVAVSTCRGLWGMFSDGNVSYGIEPASGGEADHVVYRMPRIDLLPFPPPDGKRRDGDDWSALEARKRLANSLRRSKRQVRRGQRTVQTETKYIELMVVNDHELFVQQRRSTSHTKNFAKAVVNMADAIYKDQLNTRIVLVAMETWSSENRIAVGDDALLTLRDFMKYRKASIRERCDAVHLLSGRTFMSSRSEAAYIGGICSLNRGGGINEYGAVGPVAITLCQSLGQNIGMLRNKDRPAAGDCRCPDPWLGCIMEDTGYYLPRKFSRCSVDEYLRFLQQGGGSCLFNKPSKLLDPPECGNGYVEMGEECDCGTLVECTRNGANCCKKCTLTHNAMCSTGLCCKDCKYELRGVTCREAVNDCDIPETCVGDSGQCPHNVHKLDGYTCEASRGRCYGGRCKTRDSQCRSLWGYSAADRFCYEKLNSEGTEKGNCGPEPGGRGWLHCNKQDVLCGLLLCTNVSQKPSFGELQGKLTGLTIYHHNRYLDCRGGHAVLDDGLDLGYVEDGTPCGPDMMCLERRCLPVTTFNLSMCPSSSVARICSHHGTCSNELKCICDRDYTGKDCSVFDPIPIPTPAEGLGQYKGPSGTNIIIGSVAGAILVAAIVLGGTGWGFKNIRRGRSSGV, encoded by the exons ATGCGTCCTGTCGGATGGCTGCTGTTCGCCGCAGTGTTTGCGCGGTGCTCCGTGTCGG GTGTGAGGGAGGGCTGGCAGCCCCCCACTGAAGTTCTGGTGCAGCCCAAAAGGCTCCTGCTGCAGATCCACTCCCAGGACGAGCTGCTCCACAGCCACCTCGACACCCGCGTCCAAAACTCCTCGACGAGGGCGCTG CCCGTGCATCTTGCCCAGAGTAGCTTCCTGGTGGAGGCCTTTGGCAGCTCGTTTATCCTCGACCTGGAACTCAACCA TCACCTCCTGTCGACGGACTATGTGGAGAGACACTTTGAAGAGGACGGGCAGCCGTCGCAGATGAAG GGAGGCGAACACTGTTACTACCACGGGCGTTTGCGAGGGCTGCCCCGATCTTGGGTGGCTGTGTCCACCTGTCGCGGCCTGTG GGGGATGTTCTCCGACGGGAACGTCTCCTATGGGATCGAACCGGCGAGCGGTGGCGAG GCAGACCATGTCGTGTATCGCATGCCTCGCATCGACCTCCTCCCGTTTCCACCTCCAG ACGGGAAGAGGCGGGATGGAGACGACTGGTCTGCCCTGGAGGCGAGGAAGAGGCTTGCCAACAGCTTGAGACGATCAAAACGACAA GTGCGCCGGGGTCAACGCACAGTGCAGACCGAGACCAAATACATCGAACTTATGGTCGTAAATGACCATGAACTG TTTGTCCAGCAGCGTCGCTCGACCTCTCACACGAAGAACTTTGCCAAAGCGGTGGTGAACATGGCGGATGcg ATCTATAAGGATCAGCTCAACACGCGCATCGTCCTGGTCGCCATGGAAACGTGGTCGTCGGAAAACCGCATCGCGGTGGGCGACGACGCCCTGCTGACCCTGCGCGACTTCATGAAGTACCGCAAGGCCAGCATCCGCGAGCGTTGCGACGCCGTGCACCTCCTCTC CGGGAGGACGTTCATGAGCAGCCGCAGCGAGGCCGCCTACATCGGCGGAATCTGCTCGCTCAACAGAGGTGGTGGCATCAATGAG TATGGCGCCGTGGGCCCGGTGGCCATCACGCTGTGCCAAAGCCTGGGCCAGAACATCGGAATGCTGAGGAATAAGGACAGACCTGCTGCAG GAGACTGCAGGTGTCCAGACCCGTGGCTGGGATGCATCATGGAGGACACCGG CTACTACCTCCCCAGGAAGTTCTCTCGCTGCAGCGTGGACGAATATCTCCGCTTTCTACAGCAAGGCGGCGGCAGCTGCTTGTTCAACAAGCCCAGCAAG CTGCTggacccgcccgagtgcggcaacGGATACGTGGAGATGGGTGAGGAGTGCGACTGTGGCACACTCGTG GAGTGCACCCGCAACGGGGCAAACTGCTGCAAGAAGTGCACACTGACCCACAATGCCATGTGCAGCACCGGCCTCTGCTGCAAGGACTGCAAG TACGAGCTGAGAGGCGTGACGTGTCGCGAGGCCGTCAACGACTGTGACATCCCAGAAACGTGCGTAGGGGACTCCGGCCAG TGCCCTCACAACGTCCATAAACTAGATGGCTACACATGCGAGGCCAGCCGG ggCCGCTGCTACGGAGGCCGCTGTAAGACCAGAGACAGCCAGTGCAGGAGCCTGTGGGGCTACA GCGCCGCTGACAGATTTTGCTACGAAAAACTCAATTCCGAGGGCACAGAGAAAGGGAACTGCGGTCCTGAGCCCGGCGGCCGGGGATGGCTGCATTGTAACAAGCA GGACGTTCTATGCGGTCTGCTGCTGTGCACCAACGTGAGCCAAAAGCCCAGCTTTGGCGAGCTGCAGGGCAAACTCACCGGTTTGACTATCTATCATCACAACAGATACCTTGACTGCAG gggcGGTCACGCTGTGCTGGACGACGGCTTGGACTTGGGCTACGTGGAAGACGGGACACCGTGCGGGCCCGACATGATGTGCCTGGAGCGCCGCTGCCTCCCAGTCACCACCTTCAATCTCAGCATGTGTCCCAGCTCGTCCGTGGCGCGCATCTGCTCCCATCACGGC ACGTGCAGCAACGAGCTGAAGTGTATCTGCGATCGCGACTACACTGGCAAAGACTGCAGCGTGTTTGACCCCATTCCCATTCCCACGCCAGCCGAGGGCCTGGGGCAATATAAAG GTCCGAGCGGTACCAACATCATCATTGGCTCGGTGGCCGGTGCCATCCTGGTGGCTGCCATCGTCCTGGGAGGCACTGGATGGGGATTCAA AAACATCCGGAGAGGAAG ATCTTCTGGAGTTTGA